Proteins encoded together in one Deferribacterota bacterium window:
- a CDS encoding STAS domain-containing protein: MESKGLFLTEEKKGVVIIYPPSRLDASVSNELKEIIANYISRNIYKLIIDFKNTKLIDSSGLGAIVSKISVCRTHNGDVRLCNISDNIKEVLSITHLDKILKIYNSQTECLSSFTNNV; this comes from the coding sequence ATGGAAAGTAAAGGCTTATTTCTAACGGAAGAAAAAAAAGGTGTTGTAATTATATATCCACCTTCTAGGTTAGATGCAAGTGTTTCAAATGAACTAAAAGAAATTATTGCTAATTATATCTCACGTAATATATATAAATTGATAATAGATTTTAAAAACACTAAACTTATAGACTCAAGTGGTCTTGGAGCTATTGTCTCTAAGATATCAGTGTGTAGAACACACAATGGTGATGTCAGATTGTGTAATATTTCTGATAACATTAAAGAAGTTTTAAGTATAACCCACTTAGATAAAATTCTAAAAATATATAATTCACAAACTGAGTGTTTAAGCAGTTTTACTAATAATGTATAA